In Lolium rigidum isolate FL_2022 chromosome 7, APGP_CSIRO_Lrig_0.1, whole genome shotgun sequence, the DNA window GTGCGAATGCAGAGTATTCCACAAAGATAGGAGATTTTACAACTCTATGGCCAAGCCTGCACAATATCAAAACACACATTGTTCAGAATTTCGCAATAACAACATAAACCAACTTGGAAAAGAATTATTTGCGTGTGAACAAGGAAAAAAAGAGTTTAATGGTGGGAGTTACGGATGAGTTCAAAGTAAAACATGGACATGTTTATTCAAACTGAACTCCGATACACATCAGTCCATAACAACACATGAACTTGTTTCAACAAAAAAATCTCAATAATTAAATAATGACACATACAGGGAAAAGTGCACCAGGTAATTAAAACAATAACATGCAGATAAAAAGAAacttaataaaaaaaattgtggacTGTATGGGAACTAGGGCAGTACTTAATTAATTGTATACATGTACTAACCAGTTTTATGTGCAGGATGGAAGATAAAAACTGAGACTGTCACGCTTGCAGCCGGCACCCGGAAACCCCGATTCCATAGAGAGCATTCTAGGAGGCTACAGGAATATACAAATCCAAGGAGAAACCTGCACGGTAGATCAAAACAAGCGAGTTATTTAGATGAAAAACAGTGAGTACAATGCACAAAGCAAACCAAAAAAGAATGATTTTGACGCTTACAAAGTTAGGAAATGAAAAAAGGAGGGGAAGGAACTGGGGATGACTACAGAGAGGGAAAGTGTTCGCTTGTTACATACCTTGGATTGGTTAGGTTTTCACAGTCGGAATGGTTCCTATTAGCTTGAGGCACTCCCTTTTTAGCTCCTCGTTGTTGCGGTCATGGACATCTAATTCTAGCATTGAATTTGGAAGGCCATCCTTGGGCAGTGACTTGATGGCTTGACAGTAGGAGATCTTCAATATTTCCAGAGAACTAGGGAGGCTGTTGGGCAGCGCCTTGAGGGAACCACAGTCGTTGATCCTTAATACCTTGAGGTTGAGAAGCTTGTGTAGCCCTGCAGGGAGGCGCTGCAGCTTTTTCCATCCCAAAACATGAGCTCCTGGAGAGAGGTTAGGAGTTGAAGGGCCTCCTATTGCTCCTTTGTCAAGTGCTCCACCTCGTCATCGAATCTGAGATGCAGTCTGGTGAGGGTGGAAGAGAGGAGGCTGCAGATCGGCGCGGCAAGCACTCCTGTGTCGCTTCCCGTGGTCAGATCCAAGAGCTTGGAGGAACAGGAAAACACCTCGGTGTCATGCGGCTGTGAGGGGTCGGGACCGGCGAAGAAATTGGAGGTAGTATAGAGGGTCAATCTTGTGAGGCAGCCATGGGCGACGAGAGGCCACAAGCCAACGGCTCTTGACTCCCCAAGTATTCCCATTCTTAATTCGGTGAGAGAGGTGAGGTTTGAGATGGTGTGCAGCGTCTCCATGTGCTTAACGCCCCCATCTAGGGAGAGGCTTTGTAGGAAAGTAGGGAAAGGGGGAAAAGAGGAGGGCGAAATGGAGGAGAAGAACTCAGCGCAACCTGATATATGCAACTGGCGGAGGGAGAGACGTTGTAGCCCACCTCCTTCTATGTGGTCGTCGTTCGGTGGATTGCAGAAACAAGAAGCAATTAGCAAGTGTTGTATCTTGGGAGGCAAGAGCAGCAGCCCTTGTGATGCTGCCGCTGTTATTATTTCTTCTTTATCTCCTCTTGTCTGCTGCTGCTTTTCCGAAGCAGTTTCTGCATTCTCTGCCACACCCAACCCAGTTATATTCTAACATCTACTCATAATCAACTTTGAGATCTCCGGAAAGAACGAGAGTAGCAGCGTCAATTCTTCCCCACTAGCATCACAACTAGTGATATGGAAGTCTTCACATGGAAACCTGTACATGCCatgatccataccttgaaacCCCGGCAAGATGCTACTAGGACAACGCATCATGATCCTTTTCAGACAAGTTAGCACTCACATGTGATCCAACGGCGGGAGAGGGCATCTATCCATACACAAATATTCTACATCAGTTAGACTCGAGAAATTCAACCCATTCCACAACACATCACCGAGACCATCTTTTCCCTTAACATCCACCAGTCCTCGCAATTTTGTTTCATAAATGAGCTGCTCAAAGCCTGATCCCGCTCTTTCTATCTTAGCAGAGCACTGAGCATCAATCCTCCAAGGGATAGGAGGCAAGAACGCTAGTTTTGGGCAGTTTTCAATAACAAGCTCCCATAGTTTAGGAAACCAAGCCATTTTCTCCTCTTGTTGTGCTTGACAACAAGTAGGATGTGAAAACGGTAACTCCGTCAGTTCAGAACAAGCTCTCACGATGAGCACTTCCAAGTGGGAGAAAAAAGGACAAGCGCTATTCCCAACCCATTTTGTTAAACAAGATATAACACTTAGTTGCAGCCTTTTCAAATTAGGAAACCTTGAGATACTACAACTCTGATACTCTTCACCACGCTCATTAACCATCCGCATCTCCCCTAGAGGCGGAAGATTCTTCCGACATACGCCATGCAGACAAAGATGTTCCAAATATTTAAGTGAGAGATCATCACATAGCCAGGATGGACAACTAGTGCCCCCATGCCAGTATATCCGTAGCTCTTTAAGATTGCCATGTGGTACAAGACTTTCAAGGATACTTTCTTCTTGTACAGAATCCTTATTAGGACGTCTATCATTCCATTCTAGCGTGAGTTCTTTTAGGTGGTTCTTGTGTACTAGTTTTAACTCATTTGCTTCGTCTTTTGTTGGCACCTTTTCAAGATTACGAAGTTCTAGTGATCCTCCAAGCTCTTTCAGTTGCCCGAGTTGACTTAGTTCAAAACCGTCACTCTCCTTTCCCACCCTAAATTCTTTATTTCCTGGATGAATTTTAGCTTTCCGACCCTGGAAATGTCAGAATGAAGCACGCTGTATCGCACAAGAAAGTGACGCATTTTTACAAGGTTGCTCATATGTCGAGTTGAAATAACACAATTATTGATGTTGCCTAGATCAATAACCTCTAAATGATACAATCTGTATAACACACTTGGTAAGTACACGGTGTGGAGAAACGTTGTTACCTGGATCCTTAGGTAGCGAAGATGGACAAGTTTTGCGAAGTTGGGGAATATATCATCCACATTGTATGAGTATGACGCTCCGGACAAGAAAATGACGCGAATTGCTTTAGCCTCCCTAAGCAAACCACTAAAAGTTTTGGCAAAGCTTCCATGGTAATCTCCAAACAACATTAAAGTATGTAGGTTCTCAACTATCAGTCTTCTTCCTAGCGCACTCAAATTCTCATTGTAATCTTCAAAAGAAAATCTATTCTTAGCATCTGTGTTATCCACGATGATAGACAAGTAACGCACCGTGGGGGGTATTTGTATGCGCTTCACGTTAGAGCTACATATGCTAAGATCTCATACGATGAAACCTGGCCTGCCAACTCGTGCAATAGGTCATGGATAACATAATAATGGGTTCCATCCTGATTTTAATTTGTTTTAAAAAATACATGATTAACCAATTCATTTAAAAAGAAAAGTCCAACATCTTCAATTCTTTTTGTGCTCATATCACATGAATGTAAAATATCTAGTCCAATCCACAAGTGAACCAGCTCTTCGCTACCAAATTCGTAATCTTCAGGAAACAAAGCACAATATGAAAAACATTTTTGTAGATGGAAAGGAAGATAATCATAGCTGAGCTTTAAAGCAGGCATAATATCATTGTCGTTGGTTTGTGACTCCCATTCTTTACTTTCCAGAATAGTTATCCAGTGGTTCACTGTAAGTTTGTTTCTTAGTAATCTACCCACAGTTTTTGCTGCAAGAGGAGAACCCTTCAGCTTCTCCACTATTTTGTTCCCAACTTCAGCTAATCCTGGATGGTCAACCCATGGTTTCTGGTCACCAAATACACATTCTTCAAAGAAAGCCATAATATCTTTAGGAGATAGTCGCTCCAATTCTAGTGAGAACTTAGTTGTCTTAACCTTGTTTGCTACCTCGGGTATTCGAGTCGTGACTATAACCATGTTACCTTTTGCCCCCTCTTTTTTAAATGGAGCTAATAGTTTTGTCTAGTCGTTCTCATCATGTGTCCACACATCATCTAAAACAAGTAAAACCCTCTTCCCTTTGATTCTTTGCTTGATAAGCTCTTCATCACTGCAATTACTGTTTTCATTATCAACTCCAGGGATCCTTTTCTCAATTTCCTTTGCCAACCTACTTGCATTAAAATCGAGAGAGACACATACCCAGATGGGAATCTGGAAATGGCTCTTCATctgatcatatatgtgttgtatgAATGTTCTCTTGCCAATACCACCTGGGCCAACAACAGGAAGCACGGTAAGTGCAAAACATTCACCATTAACAATTTCATTACAACAATATTTTTTTGGCTATACCTCCCATATAACTTAGGCTCTATGATTTCTGGGGTGGTTTGGGCTCTGTTCGTAGCGGTTTTCTTACTAGGGGTATGGCTGGAGGCAAGTAGCTCAAGATTAAGAATGGTGGAGACCATAGCACATATGGGCTTCAACTGTTCTACGATGTCACTTAATTTTGTAGACATTTCAACTCTATCAAATTTTAACCTAGGTGATTGTGCATCATGATTCCTCTCTAGTGCCTCGGAGGACTGCCGGCCACCAACGAGAAATCGTTGTCTAGTTCTGCTAGTGTTAGGATCATCATCGTGAACGGATGGAAAAGAATAGCATGTAAAGCGTTTACCGGCAGTACGGGCAGCGTTACAAGCGCCGGAGGCAATCTTTGGCACGCATCCTTTGTCAACCTCCTGGCCAACCTGGCTTGCGGGTGACGGTGGTAAGGAGCAGATCTCACACCTGCCACACGAGCAAATGCGAGCAAAGCATCCTTGCCTGAAACCATCTTGTGTGGCAGCACGTGAGCATGCTGGTAGCTTGACCTTATTCACGAAAGATCTGGCCGTATGGCGAGCGTTGAGGACGAGGTCTTGGACATAGCCTGCAGCCCTGCAGCATTCGCGGCATGGTAGGTGCCATCAAGCTCATCCTGGATGCGGAAGTAGTTGAGCTCATCTAGCACAACCTCAGCCCTGTATGCGAGCTGCCGCAGCTTGTCTAGCAGCTCCGTCAGAGCAGGGTTGTGGATCTCCCTGCCCCGGACGTTATTCAGCATCGCCTGGGCATATAGCAGCCACATCTTCAGGACCTCCATGTTCGAGCCTAGCATGGAGCTGGCACCCCATGCTTCCAGCAAACCACCAGACAGTGGGCGCAGTGCCTTGCCCACCACCCAGCTCGCCGCGGGGATGCCGACCGTCTCCATCTATCAGACTGGTCTATCGATATCAGTGCCAGGCTTTCGCGCTGGTTCTGTAGGCAATCAAACAAAAAAAGTGTCGCTTGCACAGAAATATGTACAAACAGTTTCACATAACACGAGTAGTATTAAGGATGGAAGCAATCACTTTGCTACTGAATTTTTACCGGAGGCAGCATTCAGTGATAATACTCTCATGAATAATTACCGGAGGAGGGCAGGAGGTCGGGCCACTttgcactgcaaagtgttgctacCAGAGTAGCTagaagaaaggttgtgaaaactCAATAAGATGCAAATGAGAAATCCCTGCACGGGTTGATGTTAGAGGGGGGAGGGTGTGGAGGACTAGAGATAACTGGGAGGCGATATTTATAGATGTAAGCAGCTTCACATTTATAGATGCCAAACTGggagagcaagcaaagagttggcTTCAAATCTCGGGCATCACTACTACATAAACCTTAGTGCACACTTTTACATCTGGATACATCTGAACTTTGTTTTCTGACAAATTGATTAAGCACAAATGCACACATATAGGTATTGGATAATTGGATAGAAACTTACTCATGCATTTTTCGTTATTAAGTATGGCTGTTTGTGACCTGTGCGAAAATTATAAAACAAGTAACCGTACGAAAATGATAAAGTTACTGCAGAAATCCATTTTTGTTATTATAGCACATGATGTAAATGGTCAAGGGTAGTTTTTGTGACGGGTCTAACTGCTAAGAAAGAGACGTTTTGGACACCTCATTATAGATGAATCTCAAAAGCCACGCATGGTAATATATCATACCTTCATATTAACATATTTGTTTCATCTGAAAAATATTAACATATTTGTTTCATCTGAAAAATCATATTTGTTTCGTATAAAAGTCAAATAGGATTTTTAAATAATATCATGTGATATTACATAGAGACGTTTGTTAAATAACCATTAGTGAAATAGGTTAAGACCTCACATATGACTTTTAATAGAGACCAGTATGCAGTAAGAATTTATGAATATTAGATGCAGTTGCAGGCTGCAACATATGCCACTGATATTGACCGGTctctgtttatttatttattcatttgAAAGAAGGTATTCACCCGTCTTTA includes these proteins:
- the LOC124671298 gene encoding disease resistance protein RGA2-like, producing HFQGRKAKIHPGNKEFRVGKESDGFELSQLGQLKELGGSLELRNLEKVPTKDEANELKLVHKNHLKELTLEWNDRRPNKDSVQEESILESLVPHGNLKELRIYWHGGTSCPSWLCDDLSLKYLEHLCLHGVCRKNLPPLGEMRMVNERGEEYQSCSISRFPNLKRLQLSVISCLTKWVGNSACPFFSHLEVLIVRACSELTELPFSHPTCCQAQQEEKMAWFPKLWELVIENCPKLAFLPPIPWRIDAQCSAKIERAGSGFEQLIYETKLRGLVDVKGKDGLGDVLWNGLNFSSLTDVEYLCMDRCPLPPLDHM